In Anthocerotibacter panamensis C109, the sequence CAGGCTACAGGCTAGCACTTCCATCAAAGACATCGCCGAAAGGCGTCCGAGACGACAGACGGGGCAGGCGTAGTCCCGGTTGAGGTGGAGGCTGTTGTTTGTCTCGATCATAGCGAGCATCTCAGTGCGCCTATTTTGGCACAGACTCAGACGTCCCAGAAAGTTCAGCTCAGGTGGCACTAAGTCAGTGACAGCTTTGAGCGACTAAGATCTAGATAGCATCCTCGACGGAGCTTTCCCAAGGAATCGACCTATGCTACTCGAACGACTGCGCCAAGATAGGCTCGAAGCCCGCAAAGCCAAGGCTGTCGTGAAGTACAATCTGCTTACAGCTCTTGTGGCTGAAGCCGCCAAGGTAGGAAAGGACCAAGGAAACCGCGAGTCCACCGACGAAGAAGTAACAGCGGTCATCAAAAAATTTATCAAGAATGCGCAAGAAACCAACGACCTGTTGCGGCTGAGGGGCGCTAGTCCTCAGGACGAAGAGCTTATTGTCCTCCATAGCTATCTGCCCCAACAGCTCAGTGAGACAGACCTGCATCGGATTTTGGAGGAAGCTAAAGTAGCTGGAGCTAACGATATAGGCGCGTTGATGGCTTTTTTGAAGCAGAACTTTTCGGGGCAGTACGAGGGTAAATTGGCCTCTCAGGTGGCTAAAGCCGTCCTTGCCCGTTGATATCCCTCGCACGATACCCTACTGAAGGAGATACCCAATGACTTCCACCCCGACAACGAACCCTACGGCTCAGACAGCAGGCTCTGCACGCCGTGTTGCTAGGATCATCCGCGCTCAAGCAGCCACCGATGGCGCTGGAGTGCGCCTCTACCGCAGTCTGGGGAGTCCGGCACTGCCAGAACTTGACCCTTTCTTGTTGCTAGATGAGTTTCGCTCGGACGTCCCCGCCGACTATTTAGCCGGATTCCCCAATCATCCGCACCGAGGCTTCGAGACGGTCACCTATCTATTGGCAGGTCGCCTCAGGCATGAGGACAATAAGGGCCATGCAGGTGTCATTGAGCCCGGTGGTATTCAGTGGATGACAGCAGGGCGCGGCATCATCCACTCCGAAATGCCCGAACAGGAACAAGGACTGGTCTGGGGCTTCCAACTCTGGGTCAATCTGAGTGCCCGAGATAAGATGACGGAGGCGCGTTATCAGGAATTTACCCCCACTGAGGTGCCCGAAGTCCTCTTAGAGGGGGGTAGCCGCGTTCGTGTCATTGCCGGGGTAGTGGCGGGCATTGCTGGGGTGGTGCGGGGTATTGCGACCAATCCTTTGTACCTAGATGTGGCTCTTGCGCAGCAAGTCACCTTTCAGCAGGCGGTACCCTCCGGGCATAACGCCTGCTGTTATGTATTTGAAGGAGTCGTAGACATGGGCGGCAAGGCCGTGCAGCGGGGTGAATTGGCTGTACTGACCCCTGGTGAAACTGTGACCGTCCGCACCGCAGACGCACCCGCCCGCTTTCTATTAATCGCAGCCCAACCGCTCAATGAGCCGATAGCCCGATACGGTCCTTTTGTCATGAATACCCAACAGCAGATTCAAGAAGCCTTCCAGGATTATCGGGCAGGCCGGTTCTGAGTAAACCCGCATAAAGCCGTTAGCCGACTCTTCTCAAGGCTGGAGATGGACCCTCTCGTCAAAGGCGCTGGACATCCTACAGTAGAAAAGGGCTCCTCCCCAGTTCCTTATGCAGGTCCTAGCCATGAATGCCAGTGCCGAAGTTATCTGTGTCGGCAGTGAATTGCTCCTCGGCCAGATCACCAACACCAACGCCCGCTTCCTCGCCACCGAACTGGCCCGCCTAGGCGTCCCCCACTATTTCCAGACGGTGGTCGGCGACAACGAAACGCGGATTCATGAAGCCCTGAGTGTCGCTGCGGCTCGCTCTGGGCTGCTCCTGTTCACCGGGGGGCTCGGGCCAACGGCTGACGATCTCACCCACGAATCCCTCGCGAGCTACTTCAACGTGCCGATGGTCGAGGGGCAGGGCCTCTGGGAAGACCTCCAGGCCAAATTTCAAGCGCGCGGGCGGGTCGCCACCGAGATCCAGCGCAAACAATGCCTCTTGCCCGCCGGAGCCCATGTCCTGCCCAATGCCTGGGGCACGGCGGTCGGGCTCCTCTGGGAAGCGCGCCCCGGCTTGCATATCCTGACGTTTCCGGGTGTACCGGGCGAGATGACCCGGATGTGGCAAGCCAATGCTGTTCCTTACCTCAAGGCTCTAGGCTGGGGGAAGCGGGTCTTCCACAGTGAAATCCTCCGTTTTTGGGGCGTGGGTGAGGCTCAACTGGCCCAAAAAGCACATCACCTCCTCCAGAGCACCAATCCCACGGTCGCACCCTACGCCCAAGGCGGCGAAGTGCACCTCAGGGTCACCGCTGCCGCCCCCGATGTCGAAACGGCCCAAACGCTGATGGCTCCTGTCATCGCTGAGTTGAAGACCTTGGGCGGAGCCTATTACTTCGGGTCCGATGAGACCACCCTGCCCTTAGCGGTGGGTTCCCTTTTGAACCATCAAGGGCAGACCGTAGCTGTAGCCGAGTCCTGTACCGGCGGGTTAGTAGGGCAACTCCTTACGGCTGTAGCAGGCAGTTCGCGCTACTTCCGCGGCGGCATCATCGCCTACGACAATCAGGTGAAAATAGACCTCTTAGGCGTGGACCCGGCTCTTTTGGCGCAAGAAGGAGCGGTCTCTCTAGCGGTGGCTTGTCAGATGGCCGAGGGGGTCCGGGCTCGCCTTGGCACCGACTGGGGGGTATCGATTACCGGGATCGCTGGACCGGGCGGCGCAAGTGCAGGCAAGCCTGTAGGACTGGTCTGTATCGCAGTCGCCGGCAAGGACGGCACTAGGGAGTGGGAGTATCGCTTTGGAGCACAGCAAGGGCGCGAAAGCGTCCGCTGGCTCAGTGCTCACGCTGCGCTGGATGGCCTGCGCCATCAGATTAATAAATTTTCACAAAAATAAATACAACTTGATCCAGGGGATAAAAAGGGAAGCTATACTTGGACTTAAGGTGAACTAGTGACGTAGGACCCATGAAAAAAGTCGTCCAGAAGGTCAGGGAGCTGCTTGAGGAACTAGCCGGGCTTCTTTCACCGAGCCCGCAACCGGGTCTTGTGCCCATTCCTGTGCGTTCCCGAGAGAGTAGACCTTCTCGCGGGTAGGGTTTTCTAGTCTGGAGTTTTTGTCTTAATCCAGTGCATATCCTTGTCTTGCATGGCCCAAATCTAAACCTGCTCGGAATTCGTGAGCCCGGTATTTATGGCTCGTTGACTCTTGCTCAGATCAATGAACTGCTGGATCACGAAGCTGCTCAACTGGGCGTAGCTTTAAAAATTTTTCAGAGTAACCACGAAGGCGAACTGGTCACGGCCATTCAACAGGCGCTAGGGACTTTTGATGGCATCCTGATGAATCCGGCAGCCTATACCCACACCAGCATTGCGCTACGCGACGCGGTCAGCGCCGTGGGTCTGCCCTTAGTCGAGGTCCACCTCTCCAACATCTACCGCCGCGAGCCCTTTCGTCACCATTCCTACCTGAGCGGTGTTGCAGTCGGTCAAGTCGCTGGGTTTGGGGGCAATAGCTACCGGCTCGGGCTATGGGCGCTGGTGGACCACCTGCGCACCGCGCAATAGTCCCCGTCTTAACGCAGCAGCGTGCTATTAAGCTAAAGAGGAGTAAATAGGACAATTGGTGAACTTCACTCTTGACCAAGCCACGATTCACCGGCTGGACCTCTCTGGGGTCCGTCCCCTCATTGAAGAACTCGCCTGCGACCCCATCCGTAGTGCTCGTCAGTTCAGCTTTCAGATCGATTACCCACGACCGGAAGACGACCCGCGTGAGTTTTCGGAAATCGAAGACATCCGCCTTTGGTTTATTCGTTTGGATGCGGTCTATCCCTGGCTACCCTATCTCTTAAACTGGAAGTCAGGCGAGTTGACCCGCTATGCGGCTATGCTTGTCCCCCATCGCTTTGACCGGCGCGAGGGCATTATCTTCAGCGACGACGCGCTCTCTTTGTTTGTGTTGAGTAAGGTTTTTAGTGTCCACCACTGGCTGATGGGCCACAAGATTCAGAACAATGCTGACCTGCGCTATATGGCTCAGACCTTGGGATTTGACCTCGACCCGGCTTTCTTCTCGCTGTTGTAGAACCGATGCTCAAAAATTCTAATGTCTACTTGATTGGCATGATGGGTGCGGGGAAGACCGCTGTGGGCCGACTCTTGGCCCGCCGTTTAGGTTACCAGTTTTTTGATACGGATACGGTGATGAAGCAGGCTACCGGTCAGACGATTACCCAACTCTTTGCTCAGGGGGAAGCTTCCTTTCGCGCGCTGGAGACTCAGGTTCTTCAACAACTTGCTCCCTACCCCCGCCTTGTCGTTGCTACCGGCGGTGGGATTGTCCTCGCTCGGGAGAACTGGGCTCAACTTCATAGCGGATTGGTGGTCTGGCTAGATGCCCCGGTAGACCTCCTCTGGCAGCGCGTCAGCCCGGATATCGAGGCACGGCCTCTTGCTCAAGCAGGACTAGAGCACTTCACGCAGATGTTCAACCAACGCGTGTCCCTCTATCGTCAGGCTGATGTGATCATAGATGGTGCGGGGAGTGTGGAGGAAGTCTGTATCCGCACGCTCCAAGGCATTCAGGAGCGGATTGAACAAGACCGGCCCTATATCGAGGAGCACCTCGGGCGTTGAGGGCGGCCTTACAGAGAATCGTCAGTCCGGTGGTTTAATTTCTCAGCAAGGCTGTCGAGGTCGTGATAAATGGCCTCTAATTGCTCCTGAACGCTGCGGATCTGGGGGTTGGAAGGCGCTTTGCGGTCTGAAGTGGGGGCAGGGGTGACCTGTTGGGGTTCCAGCTTGGTCTGAGGCATGTTGGCTGTCTGTCTCCGGCGTGTGCGAAATATCCACCTATGTAGTTTTATATCATCTGAGGCCCATGGATCTGTACTTTAGCTCACAAAATGTATTGTCCTACACTCAGACCCATACGGTAGGAATAGTCTGTTGGTTTTGTTCTGGGAGTCTTGACCGGGGTTGCAGTCCACAGAAAAGCCTGCCGGGATGCGCTCCTGGCAGGCTGTTGGTCGGTACATGAGTTACTGGCAACCGGGGAACTTGAAGCTGGCGATACGGGTGCTCCAGTTAAAAGCCCCATTGCTCTTCAGGTATTCGGTGGTGAACCAGAAGGTGCAGTCATCGACTGGGTCTACGGAGAGGGTACTGTAGTCCCCCCAACGGCTCAGGTTGGACCCCTGCTGCGACCCGCCACCCACGAGAATGGAGTTTTCGGTTTGCAAGGTGCCGAGCGGATCGGAAGGAACGCGTCCGGTGTAGCGGATGGCGGGGGAGATGGTGCTGCTTGAGGCACTGTACCCCAACCCAATATTGCCCACTTTATCCATGGCGATGCTCCCCATCCAACGATAGGTGGCGTCGGGCGCATAGGTGCCTTGTTGGAAGACGACAGGGGCTTGGTTGGCAATCCGCAACTCATACCAACGAATCCCGACACTCGTGTCTGCGGTTACAGAATGGTTGACCAAAAGCGATTGCACTCCCCCAAGGTTGCGGTAGGCGAGGCGGTACATCAGACGGTCAGCCAGAGAATCCAGGTTTTGTGTCGTTTCAGCTTGGGGAATACAGGTACCCCCGTTACAGGCAGCGGAAAATGCAGCTACCGGGACGGCGGTGGGTCCGAGGAAGGTCGCGTTCGCCGGAGTCGCAAAATCGGCGTGGAATCGCCAAATATTCAGGCGGTTATTTCCGAAATTGACGAAATAGTTGGGGGTGCCTACCGGCGGGGGCGTAGTTCCATCCAGGTCCGAAGGCAGGAGACCGCCGAAACTAGCGCTGAGTTGAAAGCACTGTGCCGTCGCTACCGTGCCTGCTCGCATCGCCGCGCCATCATAGGCACAAGCTTGAGCGCCTTTGAATCGGATCTGGCGCGCGAAAATGTTGTAGGTGGCGTAGTAGCCATCCGGCCAGATGCCAAATTTTGGATAGTCATTGAAATCTCTATTGCCGAAGGAGAACGCATAAACGTTGTACGCTCCGGTGGCATCTGAAGTCTGCGAGACTGCGATGCACTGCAAAAAAGGTCTGGTTGACACCGAAAACTGCGTCAAGACCCAGCGGTTGTTCAACTTGTCGTACTGAACAATCGGGTCGCCATCGTTGTTGGACGCGCAACCGCCACCCAAGCTGGTAAAGAGTTGGTTGCCGGGGACTGGGCCTTGGACCAAGGCTCCGGTGGCCTTATCAAAGACCGCGAAGGATTCGTTCACCCACTGTACGTACTGCGTTGCGCCCACGACGCCGGTGGTGTCAGGAGGAGCAGCATTCGGGGTGAAGCCATAATCGCCTTGGCCCACTCCTGCAAAGTTGAGACCCGTCGTAGCACTCACGCGGGGACCAGGGGTTGCTGATTGGAGCACCGGGTCTTTTTGACCCGCGCGATGACCCAACGGAAGTGGAACTTGGAACAAGGGCTCATCGTGGCGTTCCCCTTTTCCAGGGCGCAACTCCACGTTCATCTCGGACACGCGCTTGGAAACTCCGTGGACCGACCGGATGATCTCAACAGACTGTGCCTGTGCAGCCTCAGCCAGAAGAGCTAGCCCAGAGCAGCACAGAACCACCAAACTGAACTTTTGAAACACTCGAGAAATATTCACCACTGCACCTTGGTAACTAGGGGAAGTCCGTAAAGGCAAAAGCTGCCTGACCAAATAGGTTGAAGCCCTGTCTAGCAAGTTTTTCAGGTACTTGAAGCCCAGTGGCTAAGTCCTGGTCAACGCAGAGCTTTCTCACCAGGTTGGTCAGCTATACAGCGATTCAAAGAATTGTATATCAATTGAATAGCAATTTTTGGAAATTAGCTAAAGCTTAGCAAAAGTTATAGTACTGAACTGAGTCTTTTGCAGTATGGCTCATAAGTTAATTGGCTATGAAGCTTTTGCCCAGCTATTTCTGCTGCTCATGGGTTCCTGTGG encodes:
- a CDS encoding GatB/YqeY domain-containing protein, whose protein sequence is MLLERLRQDRLEARKAKAVVKYNLLTALVAEAAKVGKDQGNRESTDEEVTAVIKKFIKNAQETNDLLRLRGASPQDEELIVLHSYLPQQLSETDLHRILEEAKVAGANDIGALMAFLKQNFSGQYEGKLASQVAKAVLAR
- a CDS encoding pirin family protein; protein product: MTSTPTTNPTAQTAGSARRVARIIRAQAATDGAGVRLYRSLGSPALPELDPFLLLDEFRSDVPADYLAGFPNHPHRGFETVTYLLAGRLRHEDNKGHAGVIEPGGIQWMTAGRGIIHSEMPEQEQGLVWGFQLWVNLSARDKMTEARYQEFTPTEVPEVLLEGGSRVRVIAGVVAGIAGVVRGIATNPLYLDVALAQQVTFQQAVPSGHNACCYVFEGVVDMGGKAVQRGELAVLTPGETVTVRTADAPARFLLIAAQPLNEPIARYGPFVMNTQQQIQEAFQDYRAGRF
- a CDS encoding competence/damage-inducible protein A — encoded protein: MQVLAMNASAEVICVGSELLLGQITNTNARFLATELARLGVPHYFQTVVGDNETRIHEALSVAAARSGLLLFTGGLGPTADDLTHESLASYFNVPMVEGQGLWEDLQAKFQARGRVATEIQRKQCLLPAGAHVLPNAWGTAVGLLWEARPGLHILTFPGVPGEMTRMWQANAVPYLKALGWGKRVFHSEILRFWGVGEAQLAQKAHHLLQSTNPTVAPYAQGGEVHLRVTAAAPDVETAQTLMAPVIAELKTLGGAYYFGSDETTLPLAVGSLLNHQGQTVAVAESCTGGLVGQLLTAVAGSSRYFRGGIIAYDNQVKIDLLGVDPALLAQEGAVSLAVACQMAEGVRARLGTDWGVSITGIAGPGGASAGKPVGLVCIAVAGKDGTREWEYRFGAQQGRESVRWLSAHAALDGLRHQINKFSQK
- the aroQ gene encoding type II 3-dehydroquinate dehydratase produces the protein MHILVLHGPNLNLLGIREPGIYGSLTLAQINELLDHEAAQLGVALKIFQSNHEGELVTAIQQALGTFDGILMNPAAYTHTSIALRDAVSAVGLPLVEVHLSNIYRREPFRHHSYLSGVAVGQVAGFGGNSYRLGLWALVDHLRTAQ
- a CDS encoding CRR6 family NdhI maturation factor → MNFTLDQATIHRLDLSGVRPLIEELACDPIRSARQFSFQIDYPRPEDDPREFSEIEDIRLWFIRLDAVYPWLPYLLNWKSGELTRYAAMLVPHRFDRREGIIFSDDALSLFVLSKVFSVHHWLMGHKIQNNADLRYMAQTLGFDLDPAFFSLL
- a CDS encoding shikimate kinase, with amino-acid sequence MLKNSNVYLIGMMGAGKTAVGRLLARRLGYQFFDTDTVMKQATGQTITQLFAQGEASFRALETQVLQQLAPYPRLVVATGGGIVLARENWAQLHSGLVVWLDAPVDLLWQRVSPDIEARPLAQAGLEHFTQMFNQRVSLYRQADVIIDGAGSVEEVCIRTLQGIQERIEQDRPYIEEHLGR